In the genome of bacterium, the window CTCGGCCCTGCACATGGCGGTGGCCCTCAAAAAATGGGTGGTGGCCTGGTTCGGGCTTTCCTGCGGCACCGAGATCGAGCTCTACGGACGGGGCGAGAAGATATTCTCCAAACTCGCCTGCAGCCCCTGCTGGAAGAAGTCCTGCGACCACCTTTCCTGCATTAAACAGCTGGACCTGGAAGCGATAACGCTGGCGGTCAGGCACGGCTTGGAAAAACTGTCCAAGGGGCCAAAGAGCAAAAAATCATCATAAGGGGCTTTGTGGGATCGAAAGGGTTTAAGAACATACTGGTGGTCCGAAACGACAGGCTGGGGGACCTGGTGCTGGCCCTGCCGGCGGCAACCGTTCTAAAACGCCGGTACCCGGAAGCCAAGGTAACTTACCTGGTCTCAAAGAACACGGCGGCCCTGATCCCGTTGGCTCAGGATATTGATGAAGCTTTGACAGATACCGGAAAAAGCTTTTTTGAATTGGCGGGAATGTTGCGGGCTTACAGATTTGACGCTGCAGTACTTCTGCACCCCACTCTTCGTCTGGCGGCGGCCCTTTGGCTGGCCGGGATCCCGGTCAGAGCGGGCACGGCCTACCGGGGGTACAGCCTGCTTTTCAACCGCCGGGTAAAACAGCACCGGAAGCAAAACTTAAAACATGAACTGGAATACAACCTGGATCTGGTCCATCAGGGCCTGGGATTCCAGCCAGCGGCCGGAGAGCATTATCTGCCGCCGGTTCTGACGGTGCCGGATGAGCTGAAAGAAAAACTGGCCAAGGAATACGGAAAGGGTTTCATCCTGATCCATCCCGGCTGCAGCGGGTCATCCAAGCCCTGGCCCCTGGCATCGTTCGCCAAGCTGGCGGACAGGATCCAAAGCGCAGGCGGCAGGGTCGTCATCAGCCTGGGGCCCCAGGAACTTGGCCTTAAAACATCGTTAATGAAACATTTGACGGCCGAGGTCGG includes:
- a CDS encoding glycosyltransferase family 9 protein, translating into MGSKGFKNILVVRNDRLGDLVLALPAATVLKRRYPEAKVTYLVSKNTAALIPLAQDIDEALTDTGKSFFELAGMLRAYRFDAAVLLHPTLRLAAALWLAGIPVRAGTAYRGYSLLFNRRVKQHRKQNLKHELEYNLDLVHQGLGFQPAAGEHYLPPVLTVPDELKEKLAKEYGKGFILIHPGCSGSSKPWPLASFAKLADRIQSAGGRVVISLGPQELGLKTSLMKHLTAEVGWAENLPLKDLAALISLAKVLVTNNTGPLHVAVAVNTKVIGLYCPTCEIKRWGPYGAGHAVIRPPAGSCQKCPGQKCPEYDCMEKITVEEVLAKVTETNKTGNS